One region of Turicibacter bilis genomic DNA includes:
- a CDS encoding FecCD family ABC transporter permease yields the protein MNKKLVFLVTSCSLFAIIGLIVAICAGAKSIPLQTVWDSIFHYEDVLDMQLVRDVRIPRVICTAFVGGLLGITGAMMQGVTRNPVAEPSLMGITQGATFAIALVGASSSLYGLLGNTLAAFIGALVSGLLVLGFSMKSARNMNMSRLLLAGTALSTFFISMATVIALLTNKSQNLAFWISGGFRATTWESVQLVIIVGGIATIISLFLAPKINIVNLGEDVCIGLGQNPVRIRMQTLLLIIPMCAVCVAVAGNIAFVGLIVPHIVRKILGQDYRVIMPVSFLCGATLVIWADVLARLVNQPYETPIGLFTSLVGVPLFIWMVRKES from the coding sequence ATGAATAAGAAATTAGTTTTTCTTGTTACGTCGTGTAGTTTATTCGCAATAATCGGGCTAATTGTTGCGATTTGTGCAGGTGCAAAGAGTATTCCTTTGCAAACTGTATGGGACAGTATCTTTCATTACGAAGATGTTTTAGATATGCAATTAGTTAGAGATGTTCGAATACCAAGAGTTATTTGTACCGCCTTTGTAGGCGGTCTTCTTGGTATTACAGGGGCCATGATGCAAGGTGTTACAAGAAACCCTGTAGCGGAACCATCTTTAATGGGGATTACACAAGGAGCAACGTTTGCGATTGCTTTAGTAGGTGCTAGCTCTAGTTTATATGGGCTACTAGGTAATACGTTAGCAGCCTTTATTGGAGCGTTAGTAAGTGGATTGCTAGTTCTTGGATTTAGTATGAAAAGTGCACGAAATATGAATATGTCGCGCTTACTACTAGCCGGAACGGCATTAAGTACGTTCTTTATTTCAATGGCAACCGTTATCGCATTACTAACGAATAAGTCACAAAATTTAGCGTTTTGGATTTCGGGTGGTTTTCGTGCCACGACATGGGAGAGTGTTCAATTAGTCATCATAGTGGGCGGAATTGCGACAATTATTTCCCTTTTTTTAGCGCCTAAAATTAATATTGTCAACTTAGGTGAAGATGTCTGTATTGGGCTAGGACAAAATCCCGTTCGAATCCGAATGCAGACATTGTTGCTAATTATTCCGATGTGTGCGGTGTGTGTGGCTGTGGCTGGAAATATTGCGTTTGTCGGTTTAATTGTCCCCCATATTGTTCGTAAAATTTTAGGGCAAGATTATCGTGTGATTATGCCGGTGTCTTTTTTATGTGGGGCTACGCTTGTTATTTGGGCAGATGTGCTCGCACGATTAGTGAATCAACCGTATGAAACACCGATTGGATTATTTACGTCATTAGTTGGTGTGCCCTTATTTATTTGGATGGTTAGAAAGGAGAGTTAG
- a CDS encoding glycoside hydrolase family 43 protein yields MQAYLFVHFREKATPDGEQVYFGLSKDGFHWEEVNNGRPVLWAYYGDKGVRDFTITRRKDTGKFYIFATDLSLAYGMRNQYHNSWYEISVNGSKNFSVWESDDLVNWSEQRLVKLGDENFGCLWAPDIIFDSENEDYVIHWSSPHKDYPNGFKGIYYSRTKDFETFSKPEVLYRKEDSGVIDSAIYEENGTYYMFVKSEDKPAKNLLLKSDHATGPYTRIEAFDECMADLAPHVYEAPTAVRLENGKWCLFLDYYGVRGAGQGYVPFISENIDEGKFVRSDVSFSFPYGFKHGTILTITMEEYERIKNHQWNQE; encoded by the coding sequence ATGCAAGCGTATTTATTTGTCCATTTTAGAGAAAAGGCGACACCAGATGGTGAGCAAGTTTATTTTGGTTTGAGTAAAGATGGATTCCATTGGGAGGAAGTGAACAATGGGCGCCCTGTTTTGTGGGCTTATTATGGTGATAAGGGTGTTCGTGATTTTACAATTACGCGCCGTAAAGATACTGGAAAGTTTTATATTTTTGCGACAGATTTAAGTTTAGCTTATGGGATGCGCAATCAGTATCATAATTCTTGGTATGAGATTTCGGTTAACGGCAGTAAAAATTTCTCGGTATGGGAATCTGATGACTTAGTGAATTGGTCGGAACAACGTTTAGTGAAACTTGGAGATGAAAATTTCGGATGTCTATGGGCACCAGATATTATTTTTGATTCAGAAAATGAGGATTATGTCATTCATTGGTCTTCGCCACATAAAGATTATCCAAATGGATTCAAAGGGATTTATTATAGTCGTACGAAAGATTTTGAGACTTTCTCAAAACCTGAGGTGTTATATCGTAAAGAGGATAGTGGTGTGATTGATTCTGCTATTTATGAAGAGAATGGAACGTACTATATGTTTGTAAAGAGTGAGGACAAACCTGCTAAGAATCTATTGTTAAAGTCAGATCATGCTACAGGACCGTATACGCGCATTGAAGCATTTGATGAGTGTATGGCTGATTTAGCGCCACATGTTTATGAGGCGCCGACGGCTGTACGTTTAGAAAATGGAAAGTGGTGCTTATTCTTAGACTATTACGGTGTTCGTGGAGCGGGACAAGGCTATGTCCCATTTATTTCAGAGAATATTGATGAAGGAAAATTTGTCCGTTCAGATGTGTCATTTAGTTTTCCATATGGATTTAAGCATGGAACAATTTTAACGATTACGATGGAAGAGTATGAGCGAATTAAAAATCATCAGTGGAATCAAGAATAA
- a CDS encoding ABC transporter ATP-binding protein translates to MEAIKVTDLDVAYEQKYIIKNMNLEIPKGKITMIIGSNGCGKSTLLKTIARIITPKKGEIQLNGISIQQQAPKEIAKKMAVLPQSPIVPSGLLVKELVSYGRFPYQSAMGGLKQEDVEMVNWAMKVTGIAEFAERPVDSLSGGQRQRAWIAMALAQDTEILVLDEPTTYLDMAHQLEILLLLQKLNKEENRTIVMVLHELNNATKFADYLVGVKDGQVVFSGHPLHVITKDNLRTLYGIEATLQLDESKQYPICVDFNIEK, encoded by the coding sequence ATGGAAGCTATTAAAGTGACAGACTTAGATGTGGCATATGAACAAAAATATATTATTAAAAATATGAATTTAGAGATTCCTAAAGGGAAAATTACGATGATTATTGGATCAAATGGATGCGGAAAATCAACATTATTAAAGACGATTGCTCGGATCATTACACCTAAAAAAGGTGAAATCCAATTAAATGGTATCAGTATTCAACAACAAGCACCAAAAGAGATTGCTAAGAAAATGGCTGTCTTGCCACAAAGTCCAATTGTTCCCTCAGGTCTTTTAGTGAAAGAATTAGTGTCTTATGGCCGATTCCCTTATCAAAGTGCAATGGGTGGTTTAAAACAAGAAGATGTTGAGATGGTGAATTGGGCGATGAAGGTAACTGGAATTGCTGAATTTGCAGAACGTCCGGTGGATAGCTTATCAGGTGGACAACGTCAGCGTGCTTGGATTGCGATGGCGCTGGCTCAAGATACCGAAATCTTAGTGTTAGATGAGCCGACAACTTATTTAGATATGGCGCATCAATTAGAAATTTTATTGTTATTACAAAAGTTAAATAAAGAAGAAAATCGCACGATTGTCATGGTGTTACATGAACTTAATAATGCGACGAAATTTGCCGATTATTTAGTTGGGGTGAAGGATGGACAGGTCGTGTTTTCTGGTCATCCACTTCATGTGATTACAAAGGATAATTTACGTACATTGTATGGTATTGAAGCAACCTTACAATTAGATGAGAGCAAGCAGTATCCAATCTGTGTGGATTTTAATATTGAGAAGTAA
- a CDS encoding DUF1540 domain-containing protein: MLDKNPSIKCNVSSCKFNNKNKHYCKLDTIKVGTHEKNPTQVECTDCQSFELE; encoded by the coding sequence ATGTTAGATAAAAATCCTAGTATCAAATGTAACGTCAGCAGTTGTAAATTTAACAATAAAAATAAACACTACTGCAAACTAGACACAATTAAAGTTGGAACACACGAAAAAAATCCAACTCAAGTCGAATGTACAGATTGTCAATCATTTGAACTTGAATAA
- a CDS encoding DUF805 domain-containing protein, which produces MTFVGAFKSFWKNYFNFSGRASRREFWFVVLWNVIIGAVLGFGLGLSFVGMMASAVSYGDGFSASTVFVSLFGGLLAIYSLAALIPSLSLSVRRYHDTGLSGWWFVGLYVVNLVIEWTTSGLVWSVIGLLVSIVMLIITLLPTNHFLKQAEE; this is translated from the coding sequence ATGACATTTGTAGGGGCTTTTAAGTCATTTTGGAAAAATTATTTTAATTTTAGTGGTCGTGCATCAAGACGTGAGTTTTGGTTTGTTGTTCTTTGGAATGTGATTATTGGTGCCGTTTTAGGATTTGGATTAGGTCTTTCTTTTGTTGGCATGATGGCATCTGCCGTTAGTTATGGGGATGGTTTTTCTGCGAGTACTGTTTTTGTCTCATTGTTTGGAGGTTTGTTAGCTATTTATAGTTTAGCAGCTCTTATCCCGTCATTGAGTTTATCCGTTCGTCGCTATCATGATACGGGATTATCAGGTTGGTGGTTTGTTGGTTTGTATGTGGTTAATCTCGTTATTGAGTGGACAACAAGTGGACTAGTTTGGTCAGTTATTGGCTTATTAGTTAGTATTGTTATGCTGATTATTACGCTTCTTCCAACGAATCACTTTTTAAAACAAGCTGAGGAATAA
- a CDS encoding ABC transporter substrate-binding protein, which yields MKKTVLLLTSVFVLMLGLVGCSSSDKGSDVNVEMRTVTDVKGEVEIPVNPKRIVDISGASDILSILGYDVIGTANSDGYDYTKFPTYLEDVLGDAQILGYSMLAEMDVEAIIALEPDLIVISTVQEKMYDQLSKIAPVVMVEMKQVDWKEDFMHVAKVFGKEEAATAWINDYLAKAEEVGNQIKATYGEDSSYLSFLASAGSLFIFDQAGIGSILYNDMGLAKPAGMPQQENISLPVVSLEGLAEIDADYIFAIGTDEDLATLKASSIWNGTKAVKEGNVVTLPASPYFNQGYSPIGRLVFVEEVQNLLASMHE from the coding sequence ATGAAAAAGACAGTTTTATTATTAACTAGTGTTTTTGTTTTAATGTTAGGGCTTGTAGGATGTTCTAGCAGTGATAAAGGTTCAGATGTAAATGTTGAAATGCGTACGGTAACGGATGTAAAAGGTGAAGTTGAAATCCCGGTCAATCCAAAACGTATTGTTGATATTAGTGGAGCAAGTGATATTTTATCTATTTTAGGATATGACGTCATCGGAACAGCAAATAGTGATGGTTATGATTATACGAAATTCCCTACTTATTTAGAAGATGTGTTAGGTGATGCACAAATTTTAGGTTATAGCATGTTAGCTGAAATGGATGTTGAAGCGATTATTGCTTTAGAACCTGATTTAATTGTAATCTCAACGGTTCAAGAGAAAATGTATGATCAATTATCAAAAATTGCACCAGTTGTCATGGTTGAAATGAAGCAAGTAGATTGGAAAGAAGATTTCATGCACGTTGCAAAAGTATTCGGTAAAGAAGAAGCAGCGACAGCATGGATTAATGACTATTTAGCCAAAGCTGAAGAAGTTGGAAACCAAATTAAGGCAACTTATGGAGAAGATAGTTCATATTTATCATTTTTAGCAAGTGCAGGAAGTTTATTTATCTTCGACCAAGCTGGTATTGGATCAATTTTATATAATGATATGGGATTAGCAAAACCAGCTGGGATGCCTCAACAAGAAAATATTAGCTTACCAGTTGTTTCACTTGAAGGGTTAGCAGAAATCGATGCTGATTATATTTTTGCTATCGGAACAGATGAAGATCTAGCAACATTAAAAGCAAGCAGTATTTGGAATGGTACGAAAGCTGTGAAAGAAGGAAATGTAGTTACATTACCTGCAAGTCCATACTTTAACCAAGGTTATAGCCCAATTGGACGTTTAGTGTTCGTTGAAGAAGTACAAAATTTATTAGCGAGCATGCATGAATAA
- a CDS encoding MFS transporter — protein sequence MSKKLYDKNFNILVLGQIISLFGSSIQRFALSLYLLDLTGSASVFATILAISMIPVVLISPIAGMLADRGDKKKLMVLLDVLSAVLLMAYAGVVFNGNDHVFIIATVMVLLSTISTIYQPVVSTCIPVIVADENLVRANAIIQQVSSLSNFLGPIFAGMLYGFFGITGVVVLNMVSFLFSAILELFLDIPHEKKEGKEAFASAFVSDMKESYTYLRYKNPIVFRMLLFSGFYNLFLVPVFSVAAPYLIKVTFGLSAEVYGLAEGMIALGMILGGLIITWKPAKFHIKRVHRLLYLTSISMAMMGVSVFLFQVGRSSALVSVALFTVFGMIIMGVLGIANVLSATYLYQATESSMLGKILAFGSAFAILCIPLGQILFGGLIEVLTGHIYWLIYIAAILVFGVTLLVRWNVLLIKEDNKNQSA from the coding sequence ATGTCGAAAAAGTTGTATGATAAAAATTTTAATATCTTAGTATTGGGGCAAATCATTTCTTTATTTGGGAGTTCGATTCAGCGATTTGCTTTATCTTTGTACTTATTAGATTTAACGGGATCAGCGAGTGTTTTTGCGACGATTTTGGCGATTTCAATGATTCCAGTCGTTCTTATTTCACCGATTGCTGGGATGTTAGCGGATCGCGGAGATAAGAAAAAGTTAATGGTCCTTTTAGATGTATTAAGTGCGGTTTTATTAATGGCCTATGCAGGTGTTGTGTTTAATGGCAATGATCATGTATTCATTATTGCAACAGTGATGGTCTTGTTATCAACGATTTCAACGATTTATCAACCCGTTGTCAGCACGTGTATTCCAGTGATTGTCGCCGATGAGAATTTAGTTCGTGCGAATGCGATTATTCAACAAGTTTCGTCATTGAGTAATTTCTTAGGCCCAATTTTTGCCGGGATGTTATATGGATTCTTTGGGATTACCGGGGTTGTTGTGTTGAATATGGTGAGTTTCTTATTCTCTGCGATACTAGAGCTATTCTTAGATATTCCTCATGAGAAAAAAGAGGGAAAAGAAGCCTTTGCTTCGGCTTTTGTTTCAGATATGAAAGAAAGTTATACGTATTTAAGATATAAAAATCCGATTGTGTTCCGTATGCTTTTATTCTCAGGGTTTTATAATTTATTTTTGGTTCCGGTATTCAGTGTCGCAGCGCCTTATTTAATTAAGGTGACATTCGGATTATCGGCTGAAGTTTATGGATTAGCTGAGGGAATGATTGCACTAGGGATGATTCTAGGTGGACTCATTATTACATGGAAGCCAGCGAAGTTTCACATTAAACGCGTGCATCGCTTACTCTATTTAACGTCGATTTCAATGGCAATGATGGGCGTATCTGTATTTTTATTCCAAGTTGGTCGTAGTTCAGCGTTAGTGAGTGTGGCCTTGTTTACAGTGTTTGGAATGATCATCATGGGAGTGCTTGGAATTGCTAATGTTTTAAGTGCGACTTATTTATATCAAGCCACTGAAAGTTCAATGTTAGGAAAAATTCTAGCGTTTGGTTCCGCATTTGCGATTTTATGTATCCCACTGGGACAAATTTTATTTGGTGGATTAATTGAAGTCTTAACAGGGCATATTTATTGGTTAATTTACATTGCTGCTATTTTAGTATTCGGTGTCACATTACTTGTTCGTTGGAATGTATTATTAATTAAAGAAGATAATAAAAACCAGTCAGCGTGA
- a CDS encoding FecCD family ABC transporter permease, giving the protein MKKRLMIVSIIMSLLLVAVFLLAISWGSYTMSIGEVVSTLFGGGSKLQSTTIFDIRLPRICVAMVVAVCLSTSGCVLQSVTRNELAEPGMIGINAGAALAVVLLISSGQTTYYSTIGDASLFVMPIVAIVGSLISGLLIYRLSYKKGVSPTRLILTGIGVNVGINAFISLYQLNMAQGDYNQVLTWISGSLWGSSWKFFYLITPLALIFLGLTIWKSKILDVLDLGDEIAIGLGVKVEKERKILFIYAITLAALATSVAGNIAFLGLLGPQVAKRLVGPVHRRQIPMAAIVSCIIVLFADSISRNVFSPIEIPVGITIAIVGVPYFIYLMLKE; this is encoded by the coding sequence TTGAAAAAACGTTTAATGATCGTCAGTATCATCATGAGTCTTCTTTTGGTTGCTGTCTTTTTACTAGCGATTAGTTGGGGAAGTTATACGATGTCCATCGGTGAAGTGGTGAGTACTTTATTTGGTGGGGGATCTAAGCTTCAGTCAACGACAATTTTTGATATTCGATTACCTCGAATCTGCGTTGCGATGGTGGTAGCGGTTTGTTTATCGACATCAGGGTGTGTTTTACAAAGTGTGACACGAAATGAGTTAGCTGAACCTGGAATGATTGGAATTAATGCGGGGGCTGCTTTAGCAGTTGTTCTGTTAATTTCTTCAGGACAAACGACGTATTATAGTACGATTGGAGACGCCTCATTATTCGTGATGCCGATTGTCGCGATTGTGGGTAGTTTGATAAGTGGGCTACTTATTTATCGTTTAAGTTATAAAAAAGGGGTCTCACCCACTCGTTTAATTCTGACAGGAATTGGAGTGAATGTGGGGATTAATGCATTCATTTCGTTATATCAATTAAATATGGCACAAGGAGATTATAACCAAGTATTAACGTGGATTAGCGGAAGTTTGTGGGGAAGTAGTTGGAAGTTCTTCTATTTGATTACTCCATTAGCTTTAATTTTCTTGGGATTAACGATTTGGAAATCAAAGATTTTAGACGTATTAGATTTAGGTGATGAAATTGCCATTGGCCTTGGGGTGAAAGTTGAAAAAGAGCGCAAGATTTTATTTATCTATGCGATTACATTGGCCGCTTTAGCAACATCTGTTGCAGGAAATATTGCTTTTCTTGGATTATTAGGGCCACAAGTGGCGAAACGTTTAGTGGGACCGGTTCATCGAAGACAAATACCAATGGCAGCTATTGTTAGCTGTATCATTGTATTATTTGCAGATTCAATTTCAAGAAATGTCTTCTCACCGATTGAAATTCCAGTTGGAATTACGATTGCGATTGTAGGGGTACCGTATTTTATCTATTTAATGCTAAAAGAATAA
- a CDS encoding helix-turn-helix transcriptional regulator — translation MHNYVQTAQQFRETVLTELKFLPNSEKYCTLYTDPNTPKNGYFLLYERPGYYDFGIADYTIDHPFSIQFNNPQRLVRFGTVYKGTTEFQLDNEPVSSFKPSSFFVVEQGLKGKQIWSTGQHFHGAEITIYEDYFTDIIQPLLKTELDFDLFVKNYTYHYLPLEVISIIQTMQTLSNKNILDPLQLESYILQCISIIIQTIEESPNNTFTNQLDYGKVQIGTDRYLHLNAQDIQSIQKAHDILSRQIEHPPTIETLSEMVLLHPQKLKAGFSHYYHMSIGEFITSLRMSVAANLLCTTDLRISDIAQKVGYLYPSNFIKMFRQTFECTPLQYRNNSKK, via the coding sequence ATGCATAACTATGTTCAAACTGCACAACAATTCCGAGAAACAGTGTTAACTGAATTGAAATTCCTTCCAAACTCGGAAAAATACTGTACACTTTATACTGATCCTAATACGCCTAAAAATGGATATTTTCTATTATATGAACGTCCTGGGTACTACGATTTTGGTATTGCCGATTATACCATTGATCATCCTTTCTCGATTCAATTTAATAATCCACAACGTCTCGTCCGTTTTGGTACCGTGTATAAAGGAACGACAGAATTTCAATTAGATAATGAGCCGGTTTCTTCATTCAAACCTTCCTCATTCTTTGTCGTTGAACAAGGATTAAAGGGGAAGCAAATATGGAGTACAGGTCAACATTTTCACGGAGCCGAAATCACCATTTATGAGGATTATTTTACTGATATTATCCAACCATTACTAAAAACAGAACTTGATTTTGATTTATTCGTTAAAAACTATACGTATCATTATCTTCCACTAGAAGTTATTTCTATTATCCAAACGATGCAGACTCTTTCTAATAAAAATATACTCGATCCACTACAATTAGAAAGCTATATTCTACAATGTATTTCCATTATTATTCAAACAATTGAAGAATCGCCGAATAATACATTTACGAATCAATTAGATTATGGAAAAGTTCAAATTGGAACGGACCGTTACCTACACTTAAATGCTCAAGATATTCAAAGCATCCAAAAAGCTCATGACATCTTGAGCCGACAAATCGAACATCCACCGACAATCGAAACGCTCAGTGAAATGGTTCTGCTTCATCCACAAAAACTCAAAGCGGGATTTTCCCATTACTATCATATGTCCATTGGTGAATTTATAACCTCTTTACGGATGTCAGTTGCAGCAAACCTTCTCTGTACAACTGATTTAAGAATTTCTGATATTGCCCAAAAAGTAGGCTACCTATATCCGAGTAACTTCATTAAAATGTTTCGACAAACCTTTGAATGTACCCCACTTCAATACCGAAATAACAGTAAAAAATAA
- a CDS encoding alpha/beta hydrolase, whose protein sequence is MKKKKVVIGSGIAATATVAALGAATWIIGGMVYDGTVGKKPSVKAEDMKEFYSTREDKVLDTLANYEHETVFVKSEVNDYEVETLSIKANEETSDAMIVVHGIGSNYHEVLNVAFNYLENGYNVVVYHQRNTGLTGGDNYTFGLYERFDLEAVAQYTRSLYRDGIIGVHGFSMGAATSTMHTELNEEARNVDFYVLDAPYHTMESAVELGIIAEDIPFLPVSFAKWAGNVVLKVKEHLTYDDIQPVDAVKNISVPVLLIHGTDDKVTPPESSQYIYDAIPHENKKLWYIEGLGHCEADSLMEKEYFDGIYQFINAYVKPGK, encoded by the coding sequence ATGAAAAAGAAGAAGGTTGTGATTGGGTCTGGGATTGCCGCAACGGCAACAGTAGCTGCTTTAGGTGCTGCAACTTGGATTATTGGTGGAATGGTCTATGATGGGACCGTTGGAAAGAAACCATCTGTGAAAGCAGAAGATATGAAAGAGTTTTATTCGACGCGAGAGGATAAAGTGTTAGATACTCTTGCAAATTATGAACATGAGACGGTATTTGTTAAAAGTGAAGTTAATGATTACGAAGTTGAGACACTGAGTATTAAAGCTAACGAGGAAACATCAGATGCGATGATCGTTGTACACGGAATCGGAAGTAATTATCATGAAGTCTTAAATGTTGCTTTTAATTACTTAGAAAATGGTTATAATGTCGTCGTTTATCATCAACGTAATACGGGATTAACAGGTGGGGATAATTATACGTTTGGATTATATGAACGTTTTGACTTAGAAGCTGTTGCACAGTATACTCGTTCACTTTATCGAGATGGAATTATCGGTGTACACGGATTTTCAATGGGAGCTGCAACATCAACCATGCATACCGAGTTAAATGAAGAAGCACGAAATGTTGATTTTTATGTGCTAGATGCGCCATATCATACGATGGAGAGTGCTGTTGAATTAGGAATTATTGCCGAAGATATTCCATTTTTACCAGTCAGTTTTGCTAAATGGGCGGGGAATGTTGTCTTGAAGGTAAAAGAACATTTAACTTATGATGATATTCAGCCTGTTGATGCGGTAAAAAATATTAGTGTTCCTGTTCTTTTAATTCATGGAACAGATGATAAAGTGACGCCTCCTGAAAGTAGTCAGTATATTTATGATGCAATTCCACATGAAAATAAAAAATTATGGTATATTGAAGGACTCGGTCACTGTGAGGCTGATAGTCTCATGGAGAAAGAATATTTTGACGGAATTTATCAGTTTATTAATGCCTATGTGAAGCCAGGAAAATAA
- a CDS encoding MATE family efflux transporter — MKKFLSYAIPSALAMFISSLYTVIDGIFVGQGVGDLALAAVNVVIPLTIMLFGMATMFAVGGGALISKNFGSGNIQNANVMFRQVFKFLLILSLFISIICFLFTGPIVKGLGATPDLYESAKIYLRFYSIFCIPNIIGIALNSFIRNDGNPKLAMIATISGAITNIVLDYLFIFPLQLGLFGAALATGLGQLATVSILLIHFIRRQGQLRFGNVKLDFKIIKEFSNIGFPSFFAEAAFSVIIYLTNLALITTVGEAGITTYSIINYLTTPIYLLLLGLAFGAQPLISYHFGAKEQEPMMKYYRLTNITNYLINVVFISICLFFGRPIISVFTQDPAIIDMAYIGLNIVNAAFIIVGVNLNTTIYYQAIEMTKYSNLLCACRSIIFLPIVLFILTTVVGLHGIWAALFISELLTMVSFLIFTKMKTITERAIQWA; from the coding sequence ATGAAGAAATTTTTAAGTTATGCAATTCCCTCGGCTTTAGCCATGTTTATTTCATCTTTATATACAGTCATTGACGGTATTTTTGTAGGACAAGGAGTCGGAGATCTTGCATTAGCAGCCGTCAATGTTGTAATCCCCCTAACCATTATGTTATTTGGTATGGCAACCATGTTCGCCGTCGGAGGAGGAGCACTTATTTCTAAAAACTTTGGAAGTGGTAATATCCAAAATGCCAACGTAATGTTCCGCCAAGTTTTTAAATTTTTATTAATTCTTAGCCTTTTCATTAGCATCATCTGCTTCCTCTTTACAGGACCTATTGTTAAAGGATTAGGAGCAACCCCTGATTTATATGAAAGTGCTAAAATTTATTTAAGATTCTATTCAATCTTTTGCATTCCTAATATTATTGGAATTGCCCTTAATAGCTTTATCCGAAACGATGGTAACCCTAAGTTAGCCATGATTGCGACAATTTCAGGAGCAATCACAAATATCGTACTCGACTATCTCTTCATCTTCCCGCTACAGCTTGGCTTATTTGGAGCAGCACTAGCAACTGGTCTTGGACAATTAGCGACAGTCTCAATTCTTTTAATTCACTTTATTCGTCGCCAAGGACAACTTCGATTCGGAAATGTTAAATTAGACTTTAAAATCATCAAAGAATTTTCAAATATTGGATTTCCATCCTTCTTTGCTGAAGCTGCTTTCTCAGTCATTATTTACTTAACCAATCTTGCCTTAATCACAACCGTTGGAGAAGCAGGAATTACGACTTACAGTATTATCAACTATTTAACAACACCAATTTATCTACTCCTACTTGGATTAGCCTTTGGGGCACAACCATTAATCAGCTATCATTTCGGTGCAAAAGAACAAGAACCGATGATGAAATATTATCGTCTGACCAATATCACAAACTATCTCATCAACGTAGTATTTATCTCTATTTGTTTGTTCTTCGGGCGTCCAATCATTAGTGTCTTCACACAAGATCCAGCCATTATTGATATGGCCTATATCGGTCTAAATATCGTTAATGCAGCCTTTATTATTGTTGGAGTTAACCTGAATACAACTATTTATTATCAAGCCATTGAGATGACAAAATACTCAAATTTATTATGCGCTTGCCGATCAATCATTTTCTTACCTATCGTTTTATTCATTCTAACAACGGTAGTTGGGTTACATGGAATTTGGGCTGCACTCTTTATCTCTGAATTATTAACGATGGTATCCTTCTTAATCTTTACAAAAATGAAGACCATCACTGAAAGAGCTATTCAATGGGCTTAA